The window GAATCCATTCTCCAATAAATCGGACAGGAAGAAAGAATTTCTACCAGGGAAAAACCTTTCTTCTCTATCTGTGTTCTAAACCCCTTTTCTAATGCCTTTTTTGTCTTTCGCACCTGTTCAGGAGAAGAGATACTTACCCTTTCGATAAAGCTACTACCTTCGATCACTGCCAATAATTCACACACCCGAATGGGATAACCATCGTTTGTTGCATTTCTCCCCGACAAAGTCGTTGCGGTTTTCTGCCCCAACAATGTCGTAGGCGCCATCTGACCATTTGTCATCCCATAAATAGCATTATTAACAAAGATAAAGGTAATATTTTCTCCCCTATTTGCAGCATGAATTATCTCCGCCATGCCAATGGCTGCCAAGTCTCCATCGCCCTGATAGGCAAAAACAAGCTTATCGGGATGAACCCTCTTAATACCAGTAGCCACTGCAGGCGGCCTGCCATGAGGAGCTTCACACATATCAATATCAAGATAATTATAGGCAAGAACAGCACATCCAACAGGCGCAAGCCCGATCGTCTTTCCCCTCATGCCCCATGAGTCAAGAATCTCTGCAATCAATCTCAAAACTATTCCATGCCCACAACCCGGACAAAAATGTGTTGCCGAATCAATGAACGTTTTTGGCTTTTCGTATATAGCCTGCATATCACTTAACCTCAGCTAATTGTAGTAATCTGTTTGCCGCCAGATTTTCAGGCACAATCTCAACAATTTTTTTAATTACCTCGGAAGAGGCTGGCACCCCACCACCAGTTCTTCCATAAAAATAAACCGGACATTTCCCCTCTACGGACAGTCTTACATCCTCAACCATTTGCCCGGCACTCATTTCAACCGTTAGGATACACTGCGCATTTTCTGATATCTTTCGAATAAATTTCTTCGGAAATGGCCACAAGGTAATCGGTCGTATCATGCCCACCTTAAAGTCCAGCTGCTGACTTTTTTTCACAACCTCTTTGCATATCCGGGCAGACGTGCCATAAGCAACCAAAATAACATCGGCATTTTGAATATTAACTGCCTCATAACGAACTTCATGTTCCTCTATATTTTTATATTTTTCTTGTAAGTGATTATTAAATTCTTCCAATTGCCCTTTAACGGGATAAAAGGATTTTACAATATTTCTTTTCCTCCCTTCAGCACCTGTCAGCGCCCAGGTTTTTGAAGGAGATTTTTTATTCGGCTTTTCCGGGAATTCTACGGGTTCCATGAGTTGCCCTATTTGAGCATCTCCCAATATCAAAACAGGGGTCCGGTATTTATCACTGAGACCAAACGCATCGTAAACAAGGTTTGCCATTTCTTGAACGGAACAGGGAGCCAGAACAATGAGATGGTAATCGCCATGTCCGCCGCCCTTTACTGCCTGAAAATAATCAGCCTGGGACGCAGAAATATCTCCAAGCCCCGGTCCACCCCTCTGTATATTAACTATTACACACGGCAGCTCGCTTCCCGCAAGATAAGATATCCCCTCCTGCTTAAGACTTATCCCTGGACTTGAAGAAGAGGTCATTGTGCGCCCGCCCGCAGCCGCACTCCCGTAAACCATATTAATCGCCGCAATCTCGCTCTCCGCTTGAATAAAAACACCCCCAACCTGAGGCATCCGTACGGACATATAATTAATAAGCTCATTCTGCGGAGTTATGGGATATCCATAGTAATACCTGCAACCTGCCTGTATAGCTGCTTCTGCCGCGGCTTCATTTCCCGTCAATAATTGTTTCATGGTAAGATATGCCCTTGAAAAATTTA of the Candidatus Brocadiaceae bacterium genome contains:
- a CDS encoding thiamine pyrophosphate-dependent enzyme, which codes for MQAIYEKPKTFIDSATHFCPGCGHGIVLRLIAEILDSWGMRGKTIGLAPVGCAVLAYNYLDIDMCEAPHGRPPAVATGIKRVHPDKLVFAYQGDGDLAAIGMAEIIHAANRGENITFIFVNNAIYGMTNGQMAPTTLLGQKTATTLSGRNATNDGYPIRVCELLAVIEGSSFIERVSISSPEQVRKTKKALEKGFRTQIEKKGFSLVEILSSCPIYWRMDSNEAMRYIDEEMSRIFPLGVVKDWEAKK
- a CDS encoding 3-methyl-2-oxobutanoate dehydrogenase subunit VorB, giving the protein MANINFSRAYLTMKQLLTGNEAAAEAAIQAGCRYYYGYPITPQNELINYMSVRMPQVGGVFIQAESEIAAINMVYGSAAAGGRTMTSSSSPGISLKQEGISYLAGSELPCVIVNIQRGGPGLGDISASQADYFQAVKGGGHGDYHLIVLAPCSVQEMANLVYDAFGLSDKYRTPVLILGDAQIGQLMEPVEFPEKPNKKSPSKTWALTGAEGRKRNIVKSFYPVKGQLEEFNNHLQEKYKNIEEHEVRYEAVNIQNADVILVAYGTSARICKEVVKKSQQLDFKVGMIRPITLWPFPKKFIRKISENAQCILTVEMSAGQMVEDVRLSVEGKCPVYFYGRTGGGVPASSEVIKKIVEIVPENLAANRLLQLAEVK